One genomic segment of Streptomyces niveus includes these proteins:
- a CDS encoding GNAT family N-acetyltransferase has protein sequence MPHAPHALLAPAPPSVRSARREDAAALAELSQPFVRSGALRERPLSLYAGRAADFLVAQGPGGRLDGCVGLRVHPAGPGEGRGPVGVLYNFCVAGQKQGHGVGAGLLRAVLAAARAQSLGALFTATTGGGGLFLRYGFTPTTARPAPQSWAGSLDPRRGARILARVL, from the coding sequence CTGCCGCACGCGCCGCACGCGCTCCTCGCGCCGGCGCCGCCCTCCGTACGCTCCGCCCGCCGGGAGGACGCCGCCGCGCTCGCCGAACTGTCCCAACCCTTCGTGCGCTCGGGGGCGTTGAGGGAGCGGCCCCTCTCGCTGTACGCCGGCCGGGCCGCCGACTTCCTTGTGGCGCAGGGCCCCGGAGGCCGCCTCGACGGCTGTGTGGGCCTGCGTGTGCACCCGGCGGGCCCGGGGGAGGGGCGCGGCCCCGTCGGCGTTCTGTACAACTTCTGTGTGGCCGGGCAGAAGCAGGGGCACGGAGTGGGGGCAGGACTCCTGCGCGCCGTACTCGCGGCGGCCCGAGCGCAGTCGCTGGGCGCGCTGTTCACGGCGACGACCGGCGGTGGCGGCCTGTTCCTGCGGTACGGGTTCACGCCCACGACCGCGCGTCCGGCGCCGCAGTCCTGGGCGGGGTCCCTCGATCCCCGGCGCGGGGCACGGATCCTGGCAAGGGTCCTGTGA
- a CDS encoding amidohydrolase yields MLRTRLTNARFLTMDPDHPVAHDLGIWRGRIVGLDEAVTSLPAHEVIDLRGATVLPGFIDSHVHLAWAGLKANTLSIAGLRRIDDVLAAVADAAVRAGSPGAWVSIAGYDQRALGRHLTSAELDLVSHGHKVFLLHDSGHGCVVNSAVLDLLPAGLPHENGFLAEGAMAAARALRLPHSQRELADAIGHAARTCLSEGITACAEAGIGGTLFGHSPVELGAYQLAREEGLLPIRVQLMVAADRLRPAAAHESDGIPRALDLGLRTGFGDDRLSVGALKIYTDGGMMARTAALSSPYVGLDHSGQLQDDPDALADTIVDGHLAGWQLAVHAIGDRAADLALDALERAQRLRPRPGARHRIEHAGLIRPDQLPRLARLGVSAVVQPNFLRYFGDDYAAIMGESRAPWLYRGRAFLDHGIPLVGSSDRPVTDGSPLRAVQFMVERASGSGQVIGPDEGITVDEALRAYTVAGAHACHWENSLGSLAPGKLADLVVLGDDPRRVDTSRVGDIEVVATFVGGDETEKTAADSPFQR; encoded by the coding sequence ATGCTCCGGACCAGACTGACGAACGCCCGCTTCCTCACCATGGATCCGGACCACCCCGTCGCCCATGACCTGGGCATCTGGCGGGGCCGGATCGTGGGCCTGGACGAAGCCGTCACCTCCCTGCCCGCACATGAGGTGATCGACCTCCGGGGCGCCACCGTGCTGCCCGGATTCATCGACTCCCATGTGCATCTGGCCTGGGCGGGGCTCAAGGCGAACACCTTGAGCATCGCGGGCCTGAGACGGATCGACGACGTGCTGGCCGCCGTGGCGGATGCCGCCGTCCGGGCGGGCTCGCCCGGTGCCTGGGTGAGCATCGCCGGCTACGACCAGCGAGCCCTCGGCCGTCATCTGACCTCCGCCGAACTGGACTTGGTCAGCCACGGTCACAAGGTGTTCCTGCTGCACGACTCCGGGCACGGCTGCGTCGTCAACTCCGCGGTCCTCGATCTGCTCCCCGCCGGTCTCCCGCACGAGAACGGCTTCCTCGCCGAGGGCGCCATGGCCGCCGCCCGCGCCCTGCGGCTGCCCCACTCCCAGCGAGAGTTGGCCGACGCGATCGGGCACGCCGCCCGGACCTGTCTGTCCGAGGGCATCACCGCGTGCGCCGAGGCGGGCATCGGCGGCACTCTCTTCGGCCACAGCCCCGTCGAGCTGGGCGCCTATCAACTCGCCCGCGAAGAGGGTTTGTTGCCGATACGCGTACAGCTCATGGTGGCCGCGGACCGGCTGCGCCCGGCCGCCGCGCACGAGAGCGACGGCATTCCCCGGGCGCTCGACCTCGGCCTGCGCACCGGGTTCGGTGACGACCGTCTCTCCGTGGGCGCGCTGAAGATCTACACGGACGGCGGGATGATGGCCCGGACCGCCGCGCTCAGCTCCCCGTACGTAGGACTCGACCACTCGGGCCAGTTGCAGGACGACCCGGACGCCCTCGCCGACACCATCGTGGACGGCCATCTCGCCGGATGGCAGCTCGCCGTCCACGCCATCGGCGACCGCGCGGCCGATCTCGCCCTGGACGCCCTGGAGCGGGCCCAGCGGCTGCGTCCGCGACCCGGCGCCCGGCACCGTATCGAACACGCCGGACTGATCCGTCCCGACCAGCTCCCGCGCCTCGCGCGGCTCGGCGTCAGCGCCGTCGTCCAGCCCAATTTCCTGCGCTACTTCGGCGACGACTACGCGGCGATCATGGGCGAGTCACGGGCCCCATGGCTCTACCGGGGCAGAGCGTTCCTGGACCACGGCATCCCCCTCGTCGGCAGCTCCGACCGGCCCGTCACGGACGGATCCCCGCTGCGGGCCGTCCAGTTCATGGTCGAGCGTGCCTCCGGGTCCGGCCAGGTGATCGGCCCGGACGAGGGCATCACCGTCGACGAGGCCCTGCGCGCCTACACGGTCGCCGGCGCCCACGCCTGCCACTGGGAGAACAGCCTGGGGAGCCTCGCCCCGGGCAAGCTCGCCGATCTGGTCGTGCTCGGGGACGATCCCCGGCGGGTCGACACCTCGCGCGTCGGGGACATCGAGGTGGTGGCGACATTCGTCGGCGGCGACGAGACGGAGAAGACGGCGGCGGACTCACCCTTCCAGCGCTGA
- a CDS encoding MbtH family protein codes for MSTNPFDDPEGRFLVLANGEGQHSLWPSFAEVPGGWTIVLDENTRDVCLDFIETHWTDLRPRSLAASTDG; via the coding sequence ATGAGCACCAACCCCTTCGACGACCCCGAAGGCCGTTTCCTGGTCCTGGCGAACGGCGAGGGACAGCACTCGCTCTGGCCGTCTTTCGCCGAGGTGCCGGGAGGGTGGACGATCGTCCTCGACGAGAACACCCGTGACGTGTGCCTCGACTTCATCGAGACCCACTGGACCGATCTGCGTCCCCGGTCCCTCGCGGCGTCCACGGACGGCTGA
- a CDS encoding alpha/beta hydrolase-fold protein: protein MRLAADEESPFTAFGLPGKPGGDEFWAAARTPAWAPADDGGVTALFLWRGSPASVVFESWSEPVPLRRWRDTDCWYAEVPMRERLRVTYQLLAGETAFADPLNPAGTGADRSVASTPDLPAQPHWPAFGPGGDAVLPLPATRLRWNSERLGGRRTVRVHPAGGGGPVVLLLDGDDWLYLHPAMTAFDSAVAAGEMPPVTLVFLPAKDREAEFGCRPELWEAVQDELLPLVAESGVPAGLDRLVVAGQSLGGLSALYAALEFPDLVSRVACQSASLWWTPGATALADPLGGPAGGTLAARLRERGPDLSGLRVAFDVGEHETRMLPHCEPVEALTEEAGATVRVSRSPSGHDRAGWRHALLRDVAWALG from the coding sequence ATGCGCCTCGCGGCCGACGAGGAGAGCCCCTTCACCGCTTTCGGGCTGCCCGGCAAGCCCGGCGGCGACGAGTTCTGGGCGGCGGCGCGGACGCCCGCGTGGGCACCGGCCGACGACGGCGGCGTAACGGCCCTGTTCCTGTGGCGCGGATCTCCCGCGAGCGTCGTCTTCGAGAGCTGGTCCGAGCCGGTCCCCCTGCGCCGGTGGCGCGACACGGACTGCTGGTACGCCGAGGTGCCCATGCGCGAGCGGCTGCGGGTGACCTATCAACTCCTCGCGGGGGAAACGGCGTTCGCCGACCCGCTCAACCCGGCCGGCACCGGCGCCGACCGGTCCGTCGCCTCGACCCCGGACCTCCCGGCGCAGCCGCACTGGCCGGCGTTCGGCCCCGGCGGCGATGCCGTACTGCCCCTCCCCGCCACCCGGCTCCGGTGGAACAGCGAACGGCTCGGCGGACGGCGCACGGTGCGCGTCCACCCGGCGGGCGGCGGCGGACCGGTGGTCCTGCTGCTCGACGGGGACGACTGGCTGTATCTGCACCCGGCCATGACCGCGTTCGACTCGGCCGTCGCCGCCGGGGAGATGCCCCCCGTCACGCTCGTCTTCCTGCCGGCCAAGGACAGGGAGGCCGAGTTCGGGTGCCGACCCGAGTTGTGGGAGGCCGTACAGGACGAACTGCTGCCGCTGGTGGCGGAGTCCGGAGTACCGGCCGGCCTGGACAGGCTGGTGGTCGCCGGGCAGAGCCTCGGCGGGCTGAGCGCGCTGTACGCGGCGCTGGAGTTCCCGGACCTGGTGTCCCGGGTCGCCTGCCAGTCGGCGTCGCTCTGGTGGACGCCCGGTGCCACGGCCCTGGCTGACCCCTTGGGCGGCCCGGCCGGTGGCACTCTCGCCGCGCGCCTGCGGGAGCGCGGGCCCGACCTGTCCGGGCTGCGGGTCGCGTTCGACGTGGGGGAACACGAGACGCGGATGCTCCCCCACTGCGAGCCGGTCGAGGCCCTCACCGAAGAGGCCGGTGCGACGGTGCGGGTCTCGCGGTCGCCGTCGGGCCACGACCGGGCGGGATGGCGGCACGCCCTGCTCAGGGATGTCGCCTGGGCGCTCGGCTGA
- a CDS encoding ABC transporter ATP-binding protein, which yields MKTTPDTQRPRPGADILRTALRRNVGAMTTGTLLMGLYQAGETAFPIALGLIVEHTMQDRSLGALGLSIGALAVIITTVSLSWRFGMRTLQKANTTEAHRWRVRVAACGLQPVARDVDLKSGEVLTIATEDADQTADIIEVVPLLISSLVAVLVAAIALGLADIRLGLLVIAGTVAILSILAVMSKRIGASTREQQARVARAGAKVADLITGLRPLHGFGGNQAAFLSYRKVSSDAKRQSITVAKVNGVYAGTALALNAVLAAAVTLTAGWLAFGGQISIGELVMAVGLAQFIIEPLKLFSEMPKYVMIARASAERMALVLSAPPVTTPGTERPAPGGDLEVDCVRYGALRQLKFQVPAGEFVAVAVYQPRAAADLASVLALNVPPDAYEGTVRVGGQAITDLSVEAVREHILVNPYDAEIFAGTLRTNIDPSGTGRMIPEAVEASMLTDVVALHRDGLDYAVRDRGANLSGGQRQRLSLARALATDSDVLVLHDPTTAVDAVTEQLIARNVAKLRRGRTTVVITSSPALLDAADRVLVLNDGVITAEDTHRNLLATDEEYCVAVTR from the coding sequence TTGAAGACAACTCCTGACACCCAGCGGCCCCGCCCCGGGGCCGACATCCTGCGCACCGCGCTGCGCCGCAACGTCGGTGCCATGACCACCGGCACCCTCCTCATGGGCCTGTACCAGGCGGGGGAGACCGCCTTCCCCATCGCGCTCGGCCTGATCGTCGAACACACCATGCAGGACAGGAGCCTCGGCGCGCTCGGCCTGTCGATCGGCGCGCTGGCCGTGATCATCACGACCGTGTCGCTGTCGTGGCGGTTCGGCATGCGCACCCTCCAGAAGGCCAACACGACCGAGGCGCACCGCTGGCGGGTACGCGTGGCGGCCTGCGGACTCCAGCCGGTGGCCAGGGACGTCGATCTGAAGTCCGGCGAGGTGCTGACCATCGCCACCGAGGACGCCGACCAGACCGCCGACATCATCGAGGTGGTACCGCTGCTGATCAGCTCGCTGGTCGCGGTGCTGGTCGCGGCGATCGCGCTGGGCCTGGCCGACATCCGGCTCGGTCTGCTGGTGATCGCGGGCACCGTCGCGATCCTGTCGATCCTGGCCGTGATGTCCAAGCGGATCGGCGCGAGCACCCGTGAACAGCAGGCCCGGGTGGCGCGGGCGGGCGCGAAGGTCGCCGACCTGATCACCGGGCTTCGCCCGCTGCACGGCTTCGGCGGCAACCAGGCGGCGTTCCTGTCCTACCGGAAGGTCAGTTCGGACGCGAAGCGTCAGTCGATCACCGTCGCCAAGGTGAACGGGGTGTACGCGGGCACCGCGCTGGCCCTCAACGCGGTCCTCGCCGCCGCCGTGACCCTGACGGCCGGCTGGCTGGCGTTCGGCGGCCAGATCTCCATCGGCGAACTCGTCATGGCCGTGGGCCTCGCGCAGTTCATCATCGAACCGCTGAAGCTGTTCTCGGAGATGCCGAAGTACGTGATGATCGCGCGCGCGTCGGCCGAGCGGATGGCGCTCGTCCTGTCCGCGCCGCCGGTGACGACCCCGGGCACGGAGCGCCCGGCACCGGGCGGAGACCTCGAGGTGGACTGCGTACGCTACGGGGCCCTGCGTCAGCTGAAGTTCCAGGTGCCGGCGGGCGAGTTCGTGGCGGTCGCCGTCTACCAGCCGCGCGCCGCGGCCGACCTCGCGTCGGTCCTGGCCCTCAACGTCCCCCCGGACGCGTACGAGGGAACGGTACGGGTCGGCGGGCAGGCGATCACGGATCTGTCGGTCGAGGCGGTCCGCGAGCACATACTGGTCAACCCATACGACGCGGAGATCTTCGCGGGCACTTTGCGCACGAACATCGACCCGTCGGGCACCGGCCGGATGATTCCCGAGGCCGTCGAGGCGTCCATGCTGACCGACGTCGTCGCGCTCCACCGCGACGGACTCGACTACGCGGTCCGCGACCGAGGGGCGAACCTCTCCGGGGGGCAGCGCCAACGGCTCTCCCTGGCACGGGCGTTGGCGACCGACAGCGATGTCCTGGTCCTGCACGACCCGACGACGGCGGTCGACGCGGTCACCGAACAGCTCATCGCGCGCAATGTCGCGAAGCTGCGCAGGGGACGTACGACCGTCGTGATCACCAGCAGTCCGGCCCTCCTGGACGCGGCCGACCGGGTCCTCGTCCTGAACGACGGGGTCATCACCGCGGAGGACACCCACCGCAACCTCCTCGCCACGGACGAGGAGTACTGCGTGGCGGTGACGCGGTGA